From Polynucleobacter sp. AP-Sving-400A-A2:
CTTCAGGCTGGAGAATTTGATATTCACTTCCCTAAGCGGTTTTCAGGATTCTTAAAGTTCCTCAGAATCCTACCTTACCCGCTTTACTTCTGGATCATCCGCCGCTTCGTCAAAATCTAAGATCCTAGATTATTTGTACTTATCCTTGCGGATTTTTTGCTCTAAGTAATCCATTACCGTAATTGCTTTTGCCTTGGTTCCAGCAATGGATGGGGATGTGACGTAGCGACCCTGCATCACAACCGTTGGGACGCCATCTATGCGATAGGCATCAGCCATCTGTCTTGCAGCACGCGCTTTTGATACAACGGCAAAAGAGCGATAGGTGGCCAAGAAGGTATTGCGATCAATACCCTGAGAGGCTACCCAATCAGCGATCTCATTTTCTGTCATAAGGCGCTTGTTTTCTTTATGCATGGCATACATGACTTTGTCATTCATCGCCTCGCCCTTACCCATGGACTCTAAAGCATAGAACAACTGGCTGTGCGGCATGAAATCATCTCGGAAAGCCACGGGCACTTTACGGAATGTCACATCCTTTGCTTGGCGCTTAAGCCAGGCATTGAGCTCCGGTTCAAAGTCATAACAATGCGGGCAACCATACCAAAAGAACTCGATAACCTCGACCTTCCCTTTGACTTCAACTGGCTGAGGGGTAGGCAGAATACGATAATCAAACCCTTCTTCAATCTTAGGGCTTTGCGCAGCAACCAGGCCTGAAAAAGAAAATGCCAAGCCAAGAATCGCGGCAGATAAAAGAGCTCTTTTAGATTTAGATAATGTAATCATGATTTGCTAGATTTAATGACACTCGGTTTAATGCCCATGCCAGTTAGCTTATCACGCACGGGATTGCTTTCTTCAACACTATTGTAGGGTCCAATACGCACACGCCAAAGCGTATTGCCATCACTATTAATCTCACTTAATTGAGATTGAATACCCTGAATCGCTAAACTTGCTTTTTGAGCATCTGCATCAGCACGCTTATTAAAGGCACCCACTTGCAAGAAGTAAATAGCATCTGATTTTGCAAGAGGGGCTATATCTACTGGCTTCTTACCATTAGCCAAATCAGCAATTGGATCTGGCGCATTAGCGGCAGGTGCGGCAGACTTACCTTGCAAAGGCTTGTTCAGATCGAGGGCCTCTGCCGGGGTAGTCACTTCACCTTCCGCCGGCGCTGATCCCGACTTAATGGATAAAGGGAGATTGGGAGCTCTAACTCCAGGGCGCTCTTGCGGTGTATTTTTAGAAAGGTAAAAGGCAATCACAAAAGCAACGCCGAGGCCAACACCCAGCCCCAAGATGAAACCAAGAATAGTGCCGCCAAACTCCGGGCTAGAAGACCGGGTCTTCGGCGTTAAGCTGGTGTGTTGATTATTTCTTTTCATCGTATCCCCATCCTTCTTTTTACTTCTTATGCGCTAGCAAGTACTACAGCTTACATCTTAGCGGGTGCTGATACACCTAATACTTTTAATCCATTTTCAAGCACTTGGCGCGTCGCTAGGAGCAATGCAAGGCGTGCTAATTTCAATGCGGAATCATCTACCAAAACGCGATCCGCGTTATAGAAGGTATGAAAGTCGCCCGCTAAATCACGTAAATAAAAAGCTAAAGCATGTGGTGCTAAATCTGCAGCCGCGTCAGTCAGCATTTCTGGATATTCAGCTAAACGACGCAACAAATAATCCGAGGCTTTACTTTGCAACAGGGAGAGGTCTACGCCTTTTAGGTCGGATACTTTTCCGCCCCATTGGGTCAGAATTGAACAAATGCGCGCATGGGCATATTGCACATAGAATACGGGATTCTCATCATTTTGCTGTAATGCCAAATCAATATCAAAGACGAACTCTGTATCGGCCTTGCGGGAGATGAGGAAGAAACGCACGGTATCTCTTCCGCGCTGAAGCGCTAGTTCACGCTCATCAGCAGTCATCTCTGGCGAAACACCACCGGACCACTCAACTAAGTCACGCACAGTCACATAAGAGCCGGCTCGTTTAGAAATTTTGACTTCTTCGCCATGGCGCATTACCGTCACCATCTTGTGTAATACGTAATCAGGGTAAGTTTTTGGAATATCCCAGCCACGCTTTTGTGCCACGCCCTGCAAGCCCGAGCGAACACGGGCGATAGTACCGTGGTGATCACTCCCTTGGACATTAATCACTTTTTCAAAGCCCCGATTCCATTTACTGGTGTGATAGGCAACATCAGGCACAAAGTAGGTAAAGCTGCCATCAGACTTACGCATGACGCGATCTTTATCATCGCCATCATCTGTTGTCTTGAGCCAAAGTGCACCCTCAGACTCATAGGTCTTCCCAATACCCTGAAGCTCTTCAACAATTTTTGCAACACTACCATCGGTATATAAGGAAGACTCTAGGTAATAGCAATCAAACTTCACGCCAAATGTTTTTAAGTCAATATCTTGCTCATTGCGTAAATACGTAACAGCAAATTGACGGATCGCTTCAAGATCATCTTTGTATTCAGGTGAACCCTTAAAAGCAGTCGCAATCTCAGCAATGTATTCACCGTTATAGGCACCCTCTGGCCAGGCGGCATCACCAGGCTTGAATCCATTTAGACGAGCCTGCACTGAGAGTGCTAAGTTTGCAATCTGCACTCCTGCATCGTTGTAGTAAAACTCACGATGCACCTTGATGCCCTGCGTTGCTAGTAAGTTTGCCAAGGCATCGCCCAGTGCCGCTTGACGACCATGACCCACATGCAGCGGGCCAGTAGGATTGGCCGACACAAACTCAATCATGGCGCTAGTAACTGGGGCTGCGTCTGGCGCTAGCTGGCCAAACTGAGATCCTGCCGTGAGGACTTCTTCCACAACAGCAGTTTTAGCGATATTGCTAAGGCGAAAATTAATAAAGCCAGGTCCTGCAATTTCGCAGGAGGCAATGAGGTCGCTATAGCCAGGCTGCTG
This genomic window contains:
- a CDS encoding thiol:disulfide interchange protein DsbA/DsbL translates to MITLSKSKRALLSAAILGLAFSFSGLVAAQSPKIEEGFDYRILPTPQPVEVKGKVEVIEFFWYGCPHCYDFEPELNAWLKRQAKDVTFRKVPVAFRDDFMPHSQLFYALESMGKGEAMNDKVMYAMHKENKRLMTENEIADWVASQGIDRNTFLATYRSFAVVSKARAARQMADAYRIDGVPTVVMQGRYVTSPSIAGTKAKAITVMDYLEQKIRKDKYK
- a CDS encoding SPOR domain-containing protein; amino-acid sequence: MKRNNQHTSLTPKTRSSSPEFGGTILGFILGLGVGLGVAFVIAFYLSKNTPQERPGVRAPNLPLSIKSGSAPAEGEVTTPAEALDLNKPLQGKSAAPAANAPDPIADLANGKKPVDIAPLAKSDAIYFLQVGAFNKRADADAQKASLAIQGIQSQLSEINSDGNTLWRVRIGPYNSVEESNPVRDKLTGMGIKPSVIKSSKS
- the argS gene encoding arginine--tRNA ligase, whose product is MLLTNKNRLIEMLRAALQGLAQERGLGDAPAPRLERPKAVDHGDVACNIALQLSKAWKLNPRELAQALVERLEQQPGYSDLIASCEIAGPGFINFRLSNIAKTAVVEEVLTAGSQFGQLAPDAAPVTSAMIEFVSANPTGPLHVGHGRQAALGDALANLLATQGIKVHREFYYNDAGVQIANLALSVQARLNGFKPGDAAWPEGAYNGEYIAEIATAFKGSPEYKDDLEAIRQFAVTYLRNEQDIDLKTFGVKFDCYYLESSLYTDGSVAKIVEELQGIGKTYESEGALWLKTTDDGDDKDRVMRKSDGSFTYFVPDVAYHTSKWNRGFEKVINVQGSDHHGTIARVRSGLQGVAQKRGWDIPKTYPDYVLHKMVTVMRHGEEVKISKRAGSYVTVRDLVEWSGGVSPEMTADERELALQRGRDTVRFFLISRKADTEFVFDIDLALQQNDENPVFYVQYAHARICSILTQWGGKVSDLKGVDLSLLQSKASDYLLRRLAEYPEMLTDAAADLAPHALAFYLRDLAGDFHTFYNADRVLVDDSALKLARLALLLATRQVLENGLKVLGVSAPAKM